From Lujinxingia vulgaris:
CCCCATCTGCGCGCTGCAGGCCTGCATGCACGGCCTCGACGTCATCACGATGGAGCAGGCCCTGGACATGGGCTACGACATCTATGTGACCGCCACCGGTAACTTCAACGTCATCACCGCCGACCACATGAAGCGGATGAAGCATAACGCCATCGTCTGCAACATCGGCCACTTCGACAACGAGATCGACATGGCCGGTCTCGAAGCGATGCGCGAGCGCGGCGAAGTCGAGAAGATCCAGATCAAGCCGCAGGTCCACGAGTGGAAGTTCAAGGAGACGGGCAACTCCATCATCATCCTGGCCGAAGGCCGCCTGGTGAACCTGGGCTGCGCCACCGGCCACCCCAGCTTCGTGATGAGCGCGTCCTTCACCAACCAGGTGCTCGCGCAGATGGAACTTCACGCCAACGCCGAAGCCTACGGCAAGGACGTTGTCACCCTTCCGAAGCACCTTGATGAGATGGTCGCCAAGCTGCACCTCGACAAGCTGGGCGCCACCCTGACCAGGCTCAGCGACTCCCAGGCCGAGTACATCGGTGTGGAGATCGAGGGCCCCTTCAAGCCCGACTACTACCGCTACTGATTCCGCAGCAGCAGCGCCTCGCGTCGTCGCGATGCGCTGCTGCCTCGACGTAGCATCAAAAACGGCCTCCCTTTCGGGGAGGCCGTTTTTTTATGCCCGCACCTCTTCCCGACCCATCTTTGACATCGTGACGATCGCGGTGAGCTTTGGCGGCGCGAAACCTGAAACCTCAATCAACTTAAGGAGTTCGGTGTGCCCACGGTGTCGTTGATGGAAGTCTTGCAGAAGTACTCCAACGCGTTTTTGGAGATGTTGCCCACGCTGGTGATGGCCGCCCTGGTCTTTGGCGCATTCATCATGCTCTCGAAGCTGGGTCGAAAGGCCGCGCGTAATATTGTGGGGCGAGTGCTCGATGATCCCAGCCTGCAGAGCCTGGCGGGTACGGTGGCCTCGGTGCTGCTGACTGTGATCGGCATCTTCGCCGCAGCCACCATCGTCTTTCCGGGGCTTGAGGCCGGCGATCTGGTCGGCGTACTGGGCCTCTCCAGTGTGGCAATTGGTTTTGCGTTCAAAGATATCTTTCAGAATTTTTTGGCCGGCATTCTGCTGCTTCTGCAGCGCCCTTTCATCGTCGGCGACCAGATCGCAGTCGGCGGTCATGAGGGCACGGTGCGCTCGATCGATATCCGCTCCACCACCATGCGCTCGTACAACGGCGTGGACATCGTCATCCCCAACTCCGACATCTACACAAGCTCGGTGACCGTGCAGACCTCCGAGAAGAAGCGGCGCTCGACCTTCTCCACCGGTATCGGCTACGGCGAAGACATCGAAGAGGCGCGCCGGGTGATCCGCGAGGCCGTCGAGGGCTGTGAGGCCGTGCTGAGCGAACCTTCGGTCGATGTGCTGGTGAGCGGCCACGGCGACAGCTCGGTGAACTTCGACATCTTCTACTGGACTGACTCGCAGAAGCGCAGCGAGGTGCTCGCCCGCGACCAGGTGGCCACCGCCATCAAAGACGCGCTCGATGATGCCGACATCGAGATCCCTTACCCCTACCGCACCGTGGAGTTCTTCGATAAAACCAAGCGCGAATCCTCCACCTCGACCCGCGCCGAAGTCCCGGCCTGAATTGCGGAGCAGCTGCTATGGCCCCAAGCCCCGATACCGTTGTGATCACCTGCGCGCTCAACGGCGTGCTCACCGACCCGGCGCAGCATCCGGTGCCTTATACCCCGGCGCAGATGGCCGAGGAGGCCCGCGCGGCCTACAACGCCGGGGCGTCGGTGGTGCACCTGCATCTTCGTGACCAGGCCAGCGGGCGGCTTCCCTCCTGGGAGGTGGAGCTCGCTCGGGAGGTGGTTGACGCGATCAAGGAGGCCGCGCCGGAGCTTATCCTCAACCTGACCACGGGTGTGGTGGGCGATGAGATCAACGGGCCGCGCGCCTGCCTGGAGGCCATTGAGCCGGAGATGGCCGCGATGAACGCCGGCTCGCTCAACTACCTTAAGGTGCGCAGCAACGGGCAGTGGGCCTGGCCGCCGATGCTTTTCGATAACCCCGTCTCCAAGATCAGCGCGTTTCTGGAGGTGATGCACGCCCATCAGATCGTGCCGGAGTGCGAGTGTTTTGATACCGGGATTCTGCGCTCGCTGGCGATGTTTGAGGCTCACGGCATTCTCAAACCTCCCTACACCATCAGCCTTGTGCAGGGGGTGGCCAGCGGGATGCCCGCCCGCGAAGATCTCTTGCCGATCCTGCTTGATGAGATGCCCCAGGGGCGGCCCTGGCAGTCGATCGTGATCGGGCGAGAGGAGGTCTGGCCGATCCACCGGCGCACCGCCGAGCTCGGGGGTAACCTGCGCACCGGCGTCGAAGACACGTTCTATTTGCCCGACGGCAGCAAGGTCGACGGCAACGGCCCGCTCATTGAGGCGATGGCACAGATGGCCCGGGAGGTGGGTCGGGAGCCGGCGACGCCGGCGGAGGCCCGGGAGATTCTGGGCATCCACAAGCGCTGAGCATCGGAGAGCAACGCTCAGCGCGCAAAACGCCGACGTGCCTCAGGTCGCGTCAACAGGGGCTGCGGAGGCCGCCCGGCGCGCGCGCCGCGCCGCACTGGCCCGCTCCTGGACCACCGCCCCCAGGTGCAGCGCCAGCGCGCCCACCAGCAGCGTCACCGCCCAGGGCTGGGGCCCGGGCGCCTCGGCCAGGGGAGCCAGCCCGTAATAGCCGGCCCACACCTCCCCGCAGACCCCACGCACCGCGCTCGCGAGCGGCGTCACCCCGGCCAGCCCCACGCAGAAGGCCGCCCACACGCCCACGCGCGCCGGGCCCAGCGCCGCCGGCGCTCCGGGCCACCACCCCCGCAGCCTGCGACCCAGCGCTGGCGAGCGACCCAGGAGCACCCAGACCAGCCCGCCGAGCATCAAGGCGTTGAGCACAAGCCCCGCCGCCACAAGCAGTCCGCGCCCGCCCCGAAGATCGATAGCGCGCACCGCGTCGAGCCACCCAAACTCCTCGCGCACCGCCGGCGAAACCTCCAGCTCGGCTGGCGAGTCGATGGCGTGGGCGGCGAGGTGGGCGTCAATGGCGTCTTCGAGCTGGCGAGCGATGGTGTCGCCATCGATGCCCCCCTCCAGAGGTCGGCCTCGGGTCATGGCGAGCTCCTGCACGCCGATGATCTCTCGGAGCTGGGAGCGCGCGCCGGAGTCGGCCAGCCCATCGAGCCAGGCCCGCGCCCCGGGCGCGTTGAGCGCGTCGCTGCCGATCTCAACGGGCGCCTCCCACACAAAGGCTGCGCGCTGGGCGGCGCGGCCCAGCTCTCCGAGGTTCCAGGCGCTGATCGCAAGGAGCGACGCCAGCACCAGCACATCGGCCGCTACCCAGCGACCGCGACCGCGGCCCAGTCCCACCACCGCGCCGCCGCCGAGCATCGCCAGCAAAAGTCCCAGGCCGATGACCAGGTGCTCATCGACCTCATCGACCGCCTCCTCCACCATCGCGCCCGGGCCGGGGCGAGTGAGGTGGGCGACGCTCTCGGCGCCGAGTGCGCGCCAGGCCGCGCGCAGACCCTCGGCGTTGGGCATGGCCTCCTCGGCCTGCTCCAGCACCCGGGCTGCGCTCACTGTGGCGTCGGCCTCATTGACCCGCGGCGCGCCCGCCACGCGGTCCAGCGCCTCGCGCAACCAGATGAACATAAAACTCGCCGCGACCGGGCTGGTCATCGCCCCGGGGCGAACGCCGGCGTCGCGCATCGCTTCCAGGCCGCGCCCCATCGCGAGGTCGGCGGCCGCATCCAGCCCAAAATAACGAAGTCGGGCGCTGGCGCGCAGAAGATCGTACCAGGGCGCATCGCGCTCGGCGGCCTGCATGGCGGCGCTGCGGGCCTCCTCGGGTCGGGCAAGTCGGAGCAGGGCCTCGGCGCGGTAAAGGGCGTAGTAGATGTTGGTGCGGTCGAGCTCGGCGCGGGCGCTCATCGCTTCGAGGAGCGCGCCATCGTCGGGCTGCTCGGCCTCAAGCTCGGGATCGGGGGCCTGCACCGCGCCGGGCTCACGGCCCAGCGCGACCTCCTCGCGCCAGAGGGCGTCCTGCATCGCCCCGAGCGTCTCGGGCCAGGACCAGGGGCCGCCGTAGGCCGCGGCGTTGGAAGAAACGCCGGGGGTGTATCGGAGCGCGGGGGTCGACTCCCCCTCCAGATGCAGCCGCAGATAGGGCGTCTCCCCCTCCCGCACCGCCTCGATCTCGCGCAGGGTCGTGGGAAGCGCCACGCGTTCGATCACCGCGCGCTGCTGCGCATCGAAGACCAGAAGCTCAGCGCGCACCCCGTAATAATAACGATCGCTGAGACGCACCGGCCCCACCGGGCGGCGCCCACCCTGGCGCTCGCGATAGCGGTTGGGATCCCCGTAGAGCGCCGGGTGCTCAAGCTGCACCTCCTCGCCAGCCCCACCCACGCAGCGCACGCCCCCCTCCACCGCCTCCAGCACGCAGAGGCCGGGGGCCGCTTCAGCCTCACTGGCCTCCTCACCCACCTGCGGATCGGCCGCAGCAGAAGCGGTCCACAGGACCATCAGCAACGCCAGGCAACCCGCGCATACCCGCTGCAAACGCCGCATCAAAACGCCTCGATCTCGATCTCGGCCACCTTCACGCGGTTCTGCCCGTCGTGCCCCTTACGCGGGCTTACGTCCATGCGGTCGGAGCCTTTGTAGAAGCCGATCCAGATCGTGTAGGTCCCCGGCGTCGAGTAGCGATCGATGGTCAGGGTGTGCTCATCGCGCACGATGTCACCGGGCAGCCAGCGGCTGGTCGGGTAGTTGCCGCCCACCGGCTCGTGGTCAGCGCCGATGCGATTTCCCGGCGTGTCGATGTGCACGAAGATCTCCTGCTCGCTCGTCACTCGCCGCAGGCTCTCGAAGTAGAGCGTCATCGTCAGTTCTTCGCCCCAGCTGTAGCGCGGATTTTCATCGCCTTCGGCTTTCTTGTTGAGCTCGTAGCCAATCAGCTCAATCTGACGATTAAACGCCGGCGAGTTCTCCGCGTCGCCCTCCACGGTGATGGGGGTCGCGGACTCGGGAAGTTCATCCAACAGCGCGCCGGCAAGGGGGCTCTGATCCTCTTCGCCCTCCCCGAGCTTGTTGCTGACCAGCACCATCGACGACGAGCTGTTATCGACCACCACAAGATCGGCCTTATGCGCGCGGCGCACGTCAGAGTGGACCGCCGCCAGGCGGTCGCGCGGAATCAGCGCAAAGAAGCGCTCCTCTTCATCAAAACGCGCGTTAAACGCCCGGGAGTGCGGGATGGACTCAAGCCCGCGCAGGTAAAAGTCCGACTCGCTGGTGTCGTAGCCGTAGCGCAGCAGCGGCTCATCGTTCTCGCGCGCCTCCAGGTAACTCGCCACGATCTTGCGGTTGGAGAGGTTGGAATCGAGGTCGGGCAAAAACACGCCGACCACGATCACCGCCCAGCTCACCGCGCCCAGCGTCGCCACAATGAGCAGGCCGGTGTAGCCCTCGGCAAAGGCCGCGAGGCGCGCCAGTTTGCCATCTTCCTGGCGGTAGGCCTCGCGCTCGGCGGCGCGCGCCTCTCCGGGGCTCATGGGTGCGGCCGAGGTTGAAGATGCCGCATCGGCCCCTTCGGCGTCGGCCGCCACGGTGGTGCTTTCAGCGGCCTCGGAGGCACTCGCGTCGCCCTTATTTCGCCAGGCGCGCCAGGTGCGTTTGAGCCAGCCCCAGAAGATCTTGAGGTCGCGCCAGAAGAAGACCAGCCAGCTTATCGCCCCGGCAAAATAAGCCGCGAGCAGCGCCACGTAGCCGTACTTCCACACCTTCAGCGCGCGGCCGTACTCGTAGTCTTCGCCCAGGCCCAGCTCATCCTGACCGGCGGTCACAAGCTCGACCAGGCGCGGCGGGAAGCGTTCAATATCTTTGCCGAGCATCATCACGATGAAGATCGCGCTGAGGGCGAGCAGAAGATAAAGCTGCGGCCGCAGGCGAAGTTCGGCCCAGTAATCTTTGTCGGAGAGCGCCCAGGCCACACCGAGCGCCAGGGGCACAAAGGCCGCAAAGGTGGCGTGGCCAAAACGCCCGGCCACCACCATCACCACAAAGGCGACCGCCGGCCAGAGCATCAGCACCCGCGCCATCAAGGCGGTGGAGGCGTCGGCCTCAGACCATTTGGAAGCGTCTTCAGCGGGGGCGCTCCCGGCCAGGCGCTGGCTCATGTAGCCGTAGCCCGCAAAGGCCAGCGCGAACCAGGGGAAGAAGCCAAAGCCGATCTGGCGCAACCACCAGCCAAAGCGGCTGGCGAAGTCCACGTCGTCGGCAAATCCATGTTGGGTGAGCAGGTAGGCCCAGCCGGTGTCACTAGCGAGCACGACGAGCGTGAGCAGACCGGCCCCGACCCAGAGGGCGCCGCGCCAGTTTAGCAGCGTTCTGGCAAGAGGGCGGCCGGCCTGCGGGCTGCGCCACTCCAAGAGCGCCACCACAAGGGCGGTGAGCACGGGAACGAGCGCGCCAAAGACGCCGCCCTCCCACACCGAGAGCATAAGCCCCAGCATCGCCGCACCCAGCCAGCCCAGGGCCTGGCGGCTCATCGCCGCGTCGTCTCGATCGCGGCGGCGCTCCTCTTCGAGCGCCGCGCCCACAAAGGCCAGGAGCGCGAGCGTGGAGCTGAGCATCATCGCGATCGGGCCCGATACAAAGATCGCGCCCAGGAGCACCGCCGGCGTCGTCGCCAGTATCACTGCGCTGAGCAGCGCGGCCCGCTCACCCAGGAAACGTCGGGCCCACAGGCCCACGCCCACCACGAGCAAGAGCGCCATGAGCATCATCAGCGCGCGCACGCCGCGCTCCGCCTGACCGACTTCGCCCGACTCCACAACGGGCTCATCGTCGACCGTCTGCGTCAACCACCACAGGCGCAGGCCCGAAAAACGCCCCTCTTCTTCGCCGAGCACCGCCCGGGCGCGGGCGTCGAGTCCATCGCCGGCGGCAACCTCCGGCTCCGCGCTCTCCGCACTCTCCGCGTCGTCTTCGGCGACCTTGCGATCCTCTTCCGACTCGGCGGAAGCGTCGTCGTCGGCCGGGGTCGCGGGCTCGCTGACCTCAATGGCCAGGCGCAACGCGCCCGACTCCCAGGGCTCCCAGATCCCGAAGTTTCCCGCACCCCAGAAGACCAACACCGCGCTCAACGCCACGACCAGGGCGGCTGCAACTCTCGCCATCATGCTATCCTCATCGCGGCTCCTGGCCGCGCGTCAACATCCCAGTGTTCGATGCCCGCAGGCGCCCCGACGCGCTCCTCGCGCGCGTGGGCCTTCTCGGGGGCGCCGGTGGTATCATAGCGGGCAAGGCTCAAGCAATTGAGGGCCAACCGCCCCCTGCTAAAGCGCTGTACAGGCCCCCATTTGACGCGGTAGGCTCTTGACCTTGAACACCGCTCTGTTGGAGAGTTGCCCCGCTGCACCGCCGTAAAAGGCCCACGGCAAAGACCGGGGGTTTGCCAGATTTGGAGGTTTCATGTTCAAGCAGAAGTTGACCAGCGTGGTCAACAACGTCGAGGGCGCCATCGGCTGCCTGCTCATTGGCTTTGACGGCATCCCCATCGACAGCGTCTACAAAGACGAGGAGCTGCCGCAGATGAGCGCGGTGGCCATCGAGCTGAGCAACCTCCTGGACAAGTTTCGACGCCTGCAGATCTACGACGTCGGCGAGGTCAACGAGGTCAGCATCACCGCCGGATCGATTACGGCGCTGGCCAAGGTGGTCGCCGAAGAATATCTGCTTATTCTTGCCCTCACCGCTGAGGGAGACGTCAACCGGGGTCAGACGATGTTGCGTCTGATCTCGCCATTTGTTGAGCGCGAGATGCGCTGAAGCCGGCGCAGCATAAGGCCCGCAGCGGGCCAACCCAGACCTGAATGAAGTTAAGGGGCTTGCTCAAAACGCGGCGCGCGGCGCCGCCGACTCGCGTGGAGAGCCTGCCCTGCCCTATCAACACCCGACGACGCCCCCGGCCGGGGCACGCCTACCTTTTGAGAGCGACCCATGATCAGCACCCAGGACTTTCGTAAAAACCTCAAGATCGAGATCGACGGTGAGCCCTACGTCATCATCGACTGCCAGCATGTGAAGCCGGGCAAAGGCGTCGCCTTTGTAAAGACCCGCATCAAGAGCCTGATCTCGGGGCGCGTGCTCGACCAGAACTACCGCTCCGGCGATAAGGTCGATCAGCCCAACCTCGAGTCGCGCACGATGCAGTACCTCTACCCGGAAGACGCCTTCTACGTCTTTATGGACACCTCGACCTACGAGCAGATCCGTCTGTCGAATGATGCGGTCGAAGAGGTGCTTCCCTACCTCAAAGACAACCTTGAGGTGGACATCCTCTTCCACAACGGCAAGCCGATCAGCGTGGAGCCGCCGACCTTCCTGGTGCTGGAAGTCACCCAGACCGATCCGGGCTTTAAGGGCGACACCGCCCAGGGTGCCACCAAGCCGGCCACCCTTGAGACGGGCCTGACCGTGCAGGTGCCCCTCTACATGGAGATCGGCCAGATGGTGAAGGTCGATACGCGCACCGGCGAGTTTGTGGAGCGCGTCAACAAGTAAGCGTCGAAAATAAAGGGTCGGGGTTATGCATTCTATCCCCGGCTTCGGGCCGGTGAGCGTATGCTCACCGGCCACCTTGACGCTCTCGAAAAGGCCAACGTATCATCGGCCTTTACCCCCCGAAGCCTTTTGAAACTCGCGCCGGGCGGCCGCACCCTTTGCCGTCCCGTCCCCCGGCTTCATCGTCTTGCGACGCGCAGGGAACTCCGTGGCGATCAACCGCAACAAAGTGCTCAACGCGGCTCAGAAACACATCCGCAAGGGCAACTGGGATAAGGCACTCAAGGAGTACTTGCTCCTGGCCGAAGACGATCCATCCGATCTGCGCACGCTGCTCAAGTGTGGCGACCTCTACGTCAAGCTTGAGCGCGTTGATGAGGCGCTCTCGGCTTACAAAACGGTGGCCGACCGCTACGCCCAGCAAGACATGTACGAGAAGGCCATCGCTGTCTACAAACAGGCCCAGCGCCTGGACGACAGCGACGTGGCCCTGCATCACGCCATCGGGGAGTGCTACTTCCGGTTGGGGCGTCTCAAAGACGCGGTGCGCTCCTTCCATCAAGCCCAGCGCATGTACAAAGAGCTGGGAGATGCCGATCGCCAGCGCCAGATGCTCGAGCAGATGGTGCGCATCGACCCCGAAGACGTGGGCCTGCGCATTCAGCTCGCCGAGCGCTACACCCGTGACGGGCTCAACGCCCAGGCGGTCGAGGCCTTTACCTTCTGTGCCGGCAAGCTCGAGGCGGAGGGGCGCCACGATGAGCTTTTGCAGGTGCTTGAGCGCGTGCTCTTTTTGACGCCGCAGCGCCACGATCTGCGCAAGCAGGTGGTGCGCCTGCACCTGGAGCGACGCGATGAGCAGACAGCTCTGCAGCATCTTCAGATCCTCTTTCGGGAGACCCCGGAAGATGTGGAGACGCTGGAGCTTCTAAGCGACACCTTTGAGCGGCTCGGGCGCGGCGATAAGGCCGTGATGGTGGCGCTCTCGTTGCCGCCGCTCTACACGGCAGCAGGCCGACGCGCCGACGCCGAGAACGCCTGGCGGCGCATCGCTCGCCTCGATCCGAACAACGCCCAGGCCAGAGAGGCGCTGGGGCTCTCGCCATCGACCGAAGACAGCGGGGTGCTGGCCGACGCGCCCTCCACCGACGCGCTGCGCGCTCGCCAGAGCACGCCGCCTCCGGCCGACAACCTCGGCGGGGTGGAGTTCCTCGACGACGACATCGAGTTTCTGGACGACGACCTGGAGGTCGCGCTGGCGCCGGCGCAATCGGCCGCGCGCACCGCATCGCAACCCCAGGCGCCCCCGCGTCAGAGCGCGCCGCAGGCTTATCAGCCGGCCGCTCCGCAGCCGCCTGCTCCTCAACCACCGGCGCCGGTTGCCGAGTCGGTCGAAGCCTTTGTCGACATCACCAACGAGGTGGAGTTTCTTGACGATGGCACCTCCTCCGGGCTCATTGCGATCGAGGAGGTGGAGCCCGCGCCGGCCAGCGAGACCGAGATCCGGCAGATGCTCAGCGAGTGCCAGGTCTTCTTAAAGTACGGACTTTACGACAAGGCCGTCGCCGCCATTGAAGCCGCGCTGGAGCGCTCGCCACAGAGCGTGGTGGCCCACCAGCAGAAGTTGGATCTGGCGCGTGCCACCCGCGATCAGGCCGGTGCCTACCGCACGCTGATCACCCTGGCGGAGCTCACCGCCGAGACCCCGCTGCGGGCCTATGAGTTTTTGACCGAGGCGCTGGAGGTGGCTCCCAACCCGCAGGCGGTGCACGTGCGCGCGCAGGCGCTGGGCGTCGACCTCAACGCACCGCCTCCCACCGACGGCATCGCCGAGATCTCCATCGACGCCATCGAAGTGGTGGAGGTCAGCGACGAGCCGGGCACGATGCAGGTCGACGTCGACGACATCGACGAATTTGTGAACGTGGAGCCCGAGCCCGTCTCCGACTCGCTGGAGTTTCTCGATGAGGCGGTCGTCGACTTCCTGCCCCCCTCCGAGGAGTTTGAGGCCGACGACGCGGTGCACGCCGCGCTGGAGACCCTGGATTCGGCCTTCGACGCCTTCGGCGATGCCCCTGAGAGCGGGCTTGCGCAGGCCACCGAGGCCGAGCCGCTTTCCCTCGGTGACATCGAGTCGATCGAGGAGATCGCCGACTTCGACGATATGGATGTGGCCGAGATCGGCACGTTTGAGGGCGTCGAAGATGCCGGCCTGATGGACGGGTTGGACATCGCCTCCAGCGTGGTCTCCGACGAGGAGCTTGCCTTTGATACCGACGATGTCGTCGAGATGGATCTGGGCCAGGACGTCGGCGGTATCGACGAGATGGACTTCTCGGCCCTCGACGATGCCCCGGTGGGCGATGAGGCGCCCAGCGTCAACGCGCTCTTCGCCGACGTGGAGGCCGACGACATCTTCGACGATCTCTTCGGCGACATGTTCTCCGGCGGCGACGTCAACATCGGCGGCGACGACCCGATGGGCGAGATGGCCGAGATCGACTTCTTCATCCAGCAGGGGCTGACCGAGGAGGCCTCCGAGGCGATCAGCTCCTTTGAGGATCAGCATCCCAACCACCCGGGTCTGGCCAAACGGCGCGCGCAGCTGATGCAGGTGCGCGGCGGTCTGGGCGCAGCCGACAACCCCTTCGGCGCGCGCAGCCTCTCGCAGAAGTTCAATCCCAACGCGGCCAACCCCACCGGCAAGGTCCCCGCGCCGAACTTCGGAGAGGTCGTCAACTCCAACCTGGAGCTGGGCGTGGCCTACCGCGAGATGGGACTTCTCAACGAGGCTCTCGACGAGTTCCGTCAGGCCGCCGACGATCCGGACGCCCGCGACGCGGCCGCCTTCCAGATCGCGCTCTGCGAGCTGGAGCTGGGTCATACCGACGACGCCCGCAACACCCTCACCGAGCTGCAGGCGCGCGAGGGGCTCAGCGCCGACATGCAACAGGCCGTCAAAGAGCAGCTCGAAGCAATGGAGCAGCAGGCGTCGTAAAGCGCGCACTTTAGGCTTGACGCTTCTGCGCAACTGCCTAAGCTAATCGAACCCTCTGCGGGTGTAACTCAGCGGTAGAGTGTCAGCTTCCCAAGCT
This genomic window contains:
- a CDS encoding mechanosensitive ion channel family protein, whose protein sequence is MPTVSLMEVLQKYSNAFLEMLPTLVMAALVFGAFIMLSKLGRKAARNIVGRVLDDPSLQSLAGTVASVLLTVIGIFAAATIVFPGLEAGDLVGVLGLSSVAIGFAFKDIFQNFLAGILLLLQRPFIVGDQIAVGGHEGTVRSIDIRSTTMRSYNGVDIVIPNSDIYTSSVTVQTSEKKRRSTFSTGIGYGEDIEEARRVIREAVEGCEAVLSEPSVDVLVSGHGDSSVNFDIFYWTDSQKRSEVLARDQVATAIKDALDDADIEIPYPYRTVEFFDKTKRESSTSTRAEVPA
- a CDS encoding 3-keto-5-aminohexanoate cleavage protein, whose amino-acid sequence is MAPSPDTVVITCALNGVLTDPAQHPVPYTPAQMAEEARAAYNAGASVVHLHLRDQASGRLPSWEVELAREVVDAIKEAAPELILNLTTGVVGDEINGPRACLEAIEPEMAAMNAGSLNYLKVRSNGQWAWPPMLFDNPVSKISAFLEVMHAHQIVPECECFDTGILRSLAMFEAHGILKPPYTISLVQGVASGMPAREDLLPILLDEMPQGRPWQSIVIGREEVWPIHRRTAELGGNLRTGVEDTFYLPDGSKVDGNGPLIEAMAQMAREVGREPATPAEAREILGIHKR
- a CDS encoding ArnT family glycosyltransferase, translating into MMARVAAALVVALSAVLVFWGAGNFGIWEPWESGALRLAIEVSEPATPADDDASAESEEDRKVAEDDAESAESAEPEVAAGDGLDARARAVLGEEEGRFSGLRLWWLTQTVDDEPVVESGEVGQAERGVRALMMLMALLLVVGVGLWARRFLGERAALLSAVILATTPAVLLGAIFVSGPIAMMLSSTLALLAFVGAALEEERRRDRDDAAMSRQALGWLGAAMLGLMLSVWEGGVFGALVPVLTALVVALLEWRSPQAGRPLARTLLNWRGALWVGAGLLTLVVLASDTGWAYLLTQHGFADDVDFASRFGWWLRQIGFGFFPWFALAFAGYGYMSQRLAGSAPAEDASKWSEADASTALMARVLMLWPAVAFVVMVVAGRFGHATFAAFVPLALGVAWALSDKDYWAELRLRPQLYLLLALSAIFIVMMLGKDIERFPPRLVELVTAGQDELGLGEDYEYGRALKVWKYGYVALLAAYFAGAISWLVFFWRDLKIFWGWLKRTWRAWRNKGDASASEAAESTTVAADAEGADAASSTSAAPMSPGEARAAEREAYRQEDGKLARLAAFAEGYTGLLIVATLGAVSWAVIVVGVFLPDLDSNLSNRKIVASYLEARENDEPLLRYGYDTSESDFYLRGLESIPHSRAFNARFDEEERFFALIPRDRLAAVHSDVRRAHKADLVVVDNSSSSMVLVSNKLGEGEEDQSPLAGALLDELPESATPITVEGDAENSPAFNRQIELIGYELNKKAEGDENPRYSWGEELTMTLYFESLRRVTSEQEIFVHIDTPGNRIGADHEPVGGNYPTSRWLPGDIVRDEHTLTIDRYSTPGTYTIWIGFYKGSDRMDVSPRKGHDGQNRVKVAEIEIEAF
- the efp gene encoding elongation factor P, with the translated sequence MISTQDFRKNLKIEIDGEPYVIIDCQHVKPGKGVAFVKTRIKSLISGRVLDQNYRSGDKVDQPNLESRTMQYLYPEDAFYVFMDTSTYEQIRLSNDAVEEVLPYLKDNLEVDILFHNGKPISVEPPTFLVLEVTQTDPGFKGDTAQGATKPATLETGLTVQVPLYMEIGQMVKVDTRTGEFVERVNK
- a CDS encoding tetratricopeptide repeat protein, with product MAINRNKVLNAAQKHIRKGNWDKALKEYLLLAEDDPSDLRTLLKCGDLYVKLERVDEALSAYKTVADRYAQQDMYEKAIAVYKQAQRLDDSDVALHHAIGECYFRLGRLKDAVRSFHQAQRMYKELGDADRQRQMLEQMVRIDPEDVGLRIQLAERYTRDGLNAQAVEAFTFCAGKLEAEGRHDELLQVLERVLFLTPQRHDLRKQVVRLHLERRDEQTALQHLQILFRETPEDVETLELLSDTFERLGRGDKAVMVALSLPPLYTAAGRRADAENAWRRIARLDPNNAQAREALGLSPSTEDSGVLADAPSTDALRARQSTPPPADNLGGVEFLDDDIEFLDDDLEVALAPAQSAARTASQPQAPPRQSAPQAYQPAAPQPPAPQPPAPVAESVEAFVDITNEVEFLDDGTSSGLIAIEEVEPAPASETEIRQMLSECQVFLKYGLYDKAVAAIEAALERSPQSVVAHQQKLDLARATRDQAGAYRTLITLAELTAETPLRAYEFLTEALEVAPNPQAVHVRAQALGVDLNAPPPTDGIAEISIDAIEVVEVSDEPGTMQVDVDDIDEFVNVEPEPVSDSLEFLDEAVVDFLPPSEEFEADDAVHAALETLDSAFDAFGDAPESGLAQATEAEPLSLGDIESIEEIADFDDMDVAEIGTFEGVEDAGLMDGLDIASSVVSDEELAFDTDDVVEMDLGQDVGGIDEMDFSALDDAPVGDEAPSVNALFADVEADDIFDDLFGDMFSGGDVNIGGDDPMGEMAEIDFFIQQGLTEEASEAISSFEDQHPNHPGLAKRRAQLMQVRGGLGAADNPFGARSLSQKFNPNAANPTGKVPAPNFGEVVNSNLELGVAYREMGLLNEALDEFRQAADDPDARDAAAFQIALCELELGHTDDARNTLTELQAREGLSADMQQAVKEQLEAMEQQAS